One Limibacillus sp. genomic window carries:
- a CDS encoding shikimate kinase — protein MTQKTAKPQSEAPAGRGLTRSVVLVGLMGAGKSCIGKRLAERLELPFVDADNEIEKAAGCSIADIFEAHGEQAFRDGERRVIARLLDGPPQVLATGGGAYMDPQTRETIRERGIAIWLRADLDLLVKRTAKRSHRPLLNKGNPRQILKDLMDQRYPVYAEADLVIDSRDGPPEDTVKRTLAALEAHIDKTRGQATAIERSGGGAAR, from the coding sequence ATGACGCAGAAGACAGCGAAACCACAGTCCGAAGCACCCGCGGGACGGGGTTTGACGAGGAGTGTCGTCCTCGTCGGCCTGATGGGCGCGGGCAAGAGCTGTATCGGCAAGCGCCTCGCCGAGCGCCTCGAGCTGCCCTTCGTGGACGCCGACAACGAGATCGAGAAGGCCGCCGGCTGCTCCATTGCGGACATCTTCGAAGCCCATGGCGAACAGGCCTTCCGCGATGGAGAGCGCCGCGTGATCGCGCGCCTGCTGGACGGACCGCCGCAGGTGCTGGCGACCGGGGGCGGCGCCTACATGGACCCGCAGACCCGCGAGACCATCCGGGAGCGGGGGATCGCGATCTGGCTGCGCGCCGATCTCGACCTTCTGGTCAAGCGCACCGCCAAACGGTCGCACCGTCCGCTCTTGAACAAGGGCAACCCGCGCCAAATCTTGAAGGACCTTATGGATCAGCGTTATCCGGTCTACGCCGAGGCCGATCTGGTGATCGACTCGCGCGACGGACCGCCGGAGGACACAGTGAAACGGACCCTGGCCGCCTTGGAGGCCCACATCGATAAGACCCGCGGCCAAGCCACGGCAATCGAGCGCTCAGGCGGAGGAGCGGCCCGGTGA